In Deinococcus irradiatisoli, the genomic stretch AGCCAGCGTGCGGCCGGACGGCTACACCATCGGCTGGAACGTCTTTCCGGCGGGCGGCGCGCACATTCCGCAGGTTCACCTCCACGTCATTCCGCGCTGGAACACCGACGCGGCGGCGGGCGCCGGGCTGCGCTTCTTCCTGAAGGCTGCGGCCCAGGCCGCCGAGCGACGACGCGGGCACGAGGCCGCTGCCCCCGCTCCGCCTTCCCGACCCCCGGAGGTTTCGCCGTGATCCCCACCCAGAACGCTCCCCACACGCCGCTCTCGCAGATGCACGTCAAGCTGCGTCAGGCCGCCCCCGAAGACTTCGGCACCGTGCTCGACCTCCTCAGCGCCTGCGGCCTGCACACCTCCAGCGTCACGCCGCAGGGCAGCACCTATTGGATCGCCGACCTCGACGGGCGGCCTTCCGGCTGTATCGGCCTGGAGCACGGTGAACAGGCCAGCCTGCTGCGCTCGATGGGTGTGCTGCCCGCCGCGCGGCGGCAGGGCCTGGGCCGGGCGCTGGCGCTCAGCGCGCTGACCTACGCTTCCCTGCGCGGCGACGCGGCGCTGTACCTGTTTTCCAGCGACGCCGGGGCTTTCTGGCAGCAGTTCGGGTTCGTGCCGGTGGACGCCGCCGAGGTCGCCGCCGCGCTGCCCGGCACGCCTCAGGTACAAAGCGGTGAGTGCAAAGGCTGGATTCATCAGGAGCAGGCCTGGAAGCGGGTGATCGGGGCTTGACCACATTCCGGCTCAAGAATCAAGAGGTAGACGTGCAGGCGACTAAGGGTGCAGACTACGCTTATTCCACAGTCTATTGGCCACCGTGCCGTGCAGGTTTCCTGAGGAGGAATTCCAATGACCCAAACCACCAGTCTTCAAGGTCAACTTCGTCTCGCGACCCCCAACGATTACGCCGCCGTGGTCAAGGTGATGCAGGATGCGGGCCTGGCGCCCGACGCCGTGATGGTGGTGGGCACCACCTACTGGCTCTTGGAGCAGAACGGGCAGCCGGTGGGGGCCATCGGGCTGGAGCACGGCGAGGGCGCTTCGCTGCTGCGCGGCGCGGCGGTGGTTCCCTCGGCGCGTGGACAGGGCCTGGGGCGCCAGCTGGTGCAGAGCGCGGTGGAGCATGCCCGCGAGCACGGCGACCGGGTGCTGTACATGTTCTCGACGGGCGGCGACTGGGAGACCTTCGACTTCCAGCAGGTGCCCTTGGCGGTCGTGATGGGCGACGTGCCGGACGCGCCGCAGGTGGCGCACTACCGTGCGGCCGGCACCCGGCCCGGCGGCACCACCTGGATGCGCAAGCTCGACTGAGCGCCGCTTCGCCTTCGCGGTTTCCCGGAGTACTGAGCGCATGACCCTGGCCCTCGATTCGATCATGGTGCCGGACCTGCACCCCGACGCCCCGCTGAGCACCCGCAAGGCCCGCCTCAGCGACATCGAGGCGGTGCACGAACTCATCGGCTACTGGGCGGCGCGCGGGCAGATGCTGGTCCGCAGCCGCACCCTGCTGGCCGAGAGCATCCGCGACTTTCATCTGTACCTGGCCGATCCGTTCGGAGGCAAACCCGGCGGCCTGGCCGGCGTGTGCGGTCTGCACATCCTGGCCCCCGATCTGGCCGAGGTGCGCGGGCTGGCGATTCATCCGGCGATGCAGGGGCGCGGTCTGGGCAAGAAGCTGGTGGAAGCCTGCGAGGCCGAGGCCCGCGAGATCGCGTTGCCGGCCCTATTCGCCTGGACCTACCAGCAGGGCTTTTTCGAGAAGTGCGGCTTTACGCGCATCGACAAGACCCACCTGCATCCCAAGGTCTGGAGCGAGTGCCAGCGCTGCGCTTTTTTCGAGAACTGCAACGAGATCGCCATGTACCGGCCTCTCGTTTAAAGTCGCGGCTCAGGCTGGGCGCACCAGCACCGCGTCGCCGGCCCGCAGGCCGGTGTGAATCAGCAGTTCGGGCGGCAGGCGCAAGCTGGGGCCGATGTCCGGCGAAGCCCTCACCGGCAGCTGGTGGACCTTGCCGCTGCGCTCGTCGCGCACCTGCACCTGCTCGATATTGTTGCCCACCGCGTCGCGCCAGCGGCGGTAGATGGTTTCGTCCACCACCGCCGCACCGTTGCTGCGGCGGGTGACCTGCACCACCAGCCGGGCTACCCGCGTGCGGCGCTCGGTGATCAGGCGCAGCCGACTGAGCCGGCCCAGCAGGGCCGAGGCTTCGGGGGTGCGGG encodes the following:
- a CDS encoding GNAT family N-acetyltransferase, which codes for MIPTQNAPHTPLSQMHVKLRQAAPEDFGTVLDLLSACGLHTSSVTPQGSTYWIADLDGRPSGCIGLEHGEQASLLRSMGVLPAARRQGLGRALALSALTYASLRGDAALYLFSSDAGAFWQQFGFVPVDAAEVAAALPGTPQVQSGECKGWIHQEQAWKRVIGA
- a CDS encoding GNAT family N-acetyltransferase, with the protein product MTQTTSLQGQLRLATPNDYAAVVKVMQDAGLAPDAVMVVGTTYWLLEQNGQPVGAIGLEHGEGASLLRGAAVVPSARGQGLGRQLVQSAVEHAREHGDRVLYMFSTGGDWETFDFQQVPLAVVMGDVPDAPQVAHYRAAGTRPGGTTWMRKLD
- a CDS encoding N-acetyltransferase; this encodes MTLALDSIMVPDLHPDAPLSTRKARLSDIEAVHELIGYWAARGQMLVRSRTLLAESIRDFHLYLADPFGGKPGGLAGVCGLHILAPDLAEVRGLAIHPAMQGRGLGKKLVEACEAEAREIALPALFAWTYQQGFFEKCGFTRIDKTHLHPKVWSECQRCAFFENCNEIAMYRPLV